Proteins from a genomic interval of Zingiber officinale cultivar Zhangliang chromosome 1B, Zo_v1.1, whole genome shotgun sequence:
- the LOC122029425 gene encoding glutathione S-transferase T3-like has product MGQTWNSSNVAPAPFGMYSSQDWSAMGSQFEIPYPYIFSPTQPPVILSNESKRATIDPSISDKESLTPSSVPAIQLPPHSSQEEREVELEENESKRRLWSLDKDVVLVKSWATISTDAIIGNDQKDQAFWKCIADYYNKHRPTGSMTRSYQRLKSHYYRFAPMVNKFFVTYNNFYTHRQNGWSDKNVLENALNMWKANNKGKDFKYIHGWRVLKEYEKYTPQSVAHYSNKKTRTSESGGNTSTSNPDRSVDLDDSEVRIRPIGQKAAKRKGKSKVKEGDTMEHSINKEWKDIKEYQI; this is encoded by the exons atggggcag ACGTGGAATTCAAGTAACGTCGCCCCAGCTCCATTTGGTATGTATTCATCCCAAGATTGGTCAGCAATGGGTAGCCAATTTGAGATACCTTATCCTTACATATTTTCTCCTACTCAACCACCTGTCATACTTTCAAATGAATCAAAAAGGGCAACTATTGATCCATCTATCAGCGACAAAGAATCTCTAACACCATCATCTGTTCCAGCAATTCAGTTGCCACCACATTCATCACAAGAAGAGCGTGAAGTTGAGTTGGAGGAAAATGAATCGAAACGAAgactttggtctctcgataaagaTGTGGTCCTTGTGAAGTCATGGGCAACTATAAGCACTGATGCAATCATTGGTAATGACCAAAAGGATCAAGCTTTTTGGAAATGTATAGCTGATTACTACAACAAACATCGTCCCACTGGATCTATGACGAGAAGTTATCAACGGTTGAAATCACATTATTATAGGTTTGCACCGATGGTAAATAAATTTTTTGtaacttataataatttttatactcatcgGCAAAACGGTTGGAGTGACAAGAATGTGTTGGAGAATGCACTGAATATGTGGAAAGCCAACAACAAAGGCAAGGATTTTAAGTATATACATGGGTGGAGGGTTCTCAAAGAATATGAGAAATATACTCCACAATCAGTTGCTCATTACTCTAACAAGAAGACAAGGACATCTGAATCAGGAGGAAATACTTCAACATCAAATCCAGATAGAAGTGTTGATTTAGATGACTCTGAAGTCCGCATTCGTCCGATAGGACAAAAGGCAGCGAAGAGAAAGGGCAAATCTAAAGTCAAAGAGGGCGACACAATGGAACATAGCATCAACAAAGAATGGAaagatattaaagaatatcaaatataa
- the LOC122051340 gene encoding rust resistance kinase Lr10-like: MSSTPSPSSNGDSSPAVAIVTSIVGAIVVIAVTYFIVRCMLIRMRLRYEDGRRASGDPEQPTATVPATTLDSRIGTEPVEKFLKDILKEKPMRFTPQDLENFTQNYGQVLGSGGFGVVYKGQFLNGLPMAVKLLNSAMSKRAEEQFVAEIGTIGRTYHINLVKLYGFCFDTSVKALVYEYMENGSLDKFLFNDDQRIEWGKLHEIAVGTAKGIRYLHEECQHKIVHYDIKPANVLLTANFTPKVADFGLAKFCDREGISSVTTLTGARGTPGYAAPELWMPIPVTHKCDVYSFGMLLFEILGRRRNLSVLGTEQSQELEWFPLLVWTKFEEGNMESIISSCGIGEKDREKAERMCQVALWCVQYKPEERPAMNSVVRMLEGEQEIVPPTHPFHYMTSVSASSVSGITSGTAVTDSTGIDDSNSSSVLERPLI, from the exons ATGTCGAGCACTCCTAGTCCTAGCTCAAATGGAGACTCATCACCAGCCGTGGCTATAG TAACATCAATCGTTGGTGCCATAGTAGTGATCGCAGTAACTTACTTCATCGTGAGATGCATGCTGATCAGGATGAGATTGAGATACGAGGATGGACGGCGAGCATCGGGAGATCCAGAGCAACCTACTGCGACAGTCCCTGCCACCACTCTGGACTCCAGAATCGGAACCGAACCAGTAGAAAAGTTTCTCAAAGACATCTTGAAGGAGAAACCCATGAGGTTTACCCCGCAGGACCTCGAAAATTTCACCCAGAACTACGGCCAAGTATTGGGCTCCGGCGGCTTCGGAGTCGTCTATAAAGGTCAGTTCCTCAACGGCCTACCCATGGCAGTCAAGCTCCTCAACTCCGCCATGAGCAAGCGGGCGGAGGAGCAGTTCGTGGCGGAAATCGGTACCATTGGCAGAACTTACCACATCAACTTGGTCAAACTTTACGGCTTCTGCTTCGACACGTCAGTGAAAGCGCTGGTGTACGAGTACATGGAAAACGGATCGCTGGACAAGTTTTTGTTCAACGACGACCAAAGGATCGAGTGGGGGAAGCTGCACGAGATCGCGGTGGGCACGGCGAAGGGAATCCGATACCTGCACGAGGAATGCCAACACAAGATCGTGCACTACGACATAAAACCGGCCAACGTCCTGCTCACCGCAAACTTCACGCCCAAGGTGGCGGACTTCGGCCTGGCCAAGTTCTGCGACCGGGAGGGGATCAGCTCGGTGACGACGCTGACCGGAGCTCGGGGGACGCCAGGGTACGCAGCGCCTGAACTATGGATGCCGATTCCCGTGACGCATAAATGCGACGTCTACAGCTTCGGGATGCTGCTGTTTGAGATCCTGGGGAGGAGGAGGAACCTGTCGGTTCTGGGAACGGAGCAGAGCCAGGAATTGGAATGGTTCCCGCTGTTGGTGTGGACAAAGTTTGAGGAGGGGAATATGGAGAGTATCATATCGTCTTGTGGGATTGGGGAGAAGGATAGGGAGAAAGCAGAGAGGATGTGTCAGGTGGCCTTGTGGTGCGTTCAGTATAAGCCGGAGGAGAGGCCGGCGATGAACAGTGTGGTGAGGATGCTTGAAGGGGAGCAAGAAATTGTGCCGCCTACACACCCTTTTCACTATATGACTTCCGTCTCTGCGAGTTCTGTTTCAGGGATCACGAGCGGCACGGCAGTTACCGATAGCACAGGGATTGATGATAGCAATTCGTCTTCAGTTCTAGAAAGGCCATTAATTtag